In the genome of Bacteroidota bacterium, one region contains:
- a CDS encoding S41 family peptidase: MNDNWKKWQPFIYGVLLAGGIGIGIFLRPAGGFKLVGGQNKLNELLSIIQSEYVDTVDTEEMESVMFNDMLAKLDPHSVYIPAKDLQAANEPLDGNFEGIGVEFNIVNDTIMVVAAISGGPSADLGILSGDRILKADTTKLAGIGVTNEMVVKALRGKKGSKVKVAIYRPSTRQKIDFNIARNTIPIYSIDASFMLDDKTGYVKISRFGAKTHEEFIEAVVKLKKQNMQNLVIDLRGNPGGYLNAATEIVDELLDEGKMIVYTQGRAKPKQTYETEKPGLFETGRLAVLVDEGSASASEILSGAIQDWDRGIIVGRRSFGKGLVQEPFQLSDGSAVRLTVARYYTPSGRCIQKNYSNGLESYEEDIIQRYESGELESLDKNTINDTTKYYTLVNKRVVYGGGGILPDVKVPIDTSFNSKFLSHVAAAGLLNKTAYQYVDANRNNLKQYKDVDAYIAQFNASDEFIAALIANAVLEKIAAPTAAELSKSGAFIKQQLKALIARQMWRDGAYYAVISKQDRTVQKALGELNK; the protein is encoded by the coding sequence ATGAACGATAATTGGAAGAAATGGCAACCATTTATATATGGAGTTTTACTGGCAGGAGGCATTGGCATTGGCATTTTTTTACGACCGGCAGGAGGATTTAAGTTAGTAGGGGGTCAGAATAAACTAAACGAACTTTTAAGTATTATACAAAGCGAATACGTAGATACGGTAGATACAGAAGAAATGGAGTCAGTAATGTTTAACGATATGTTAGCCAAGCTTGACCCGCACTCCGTATATATTCCCGCGAAAGATTTACAGGCAGCCAACGAACCCCTAGATGGTAATTTTGAAGGCATAGGCGTTGAGTTCAATATAGTAAACGATACCATCATGGTTGTTGCAGCCATTAGCGGAGGCCCTTCAGCCGATTTAGGTATATTAAGTGGCGACAGAATACTAAAAGCCGATACCACCAAACTAGCAGGCATTGGTGTAACCAATGAAATGGTAGTAAAAGCACTGAGAGGCAAAAAAGGAAGCAAAGTAAAAGTAGCTATTTACAGGCCATCCACTAGGCAAAAAATTGATTTTAACATTGCCCGCAATACCATTCCCATTTACAGCATAGATGCCAGTTTTATGCTCGATGATAAAACAGGTTACGTAAAAATAAGCAGGTTTGGAGCCAAAACCCACGAAGAGTTTATAGAAGCAGTGGTAAAGCTGAAAAAGCAAAACATGCAAAACCTAGTGATAGACTTAAGAGGCAATCCGGGAGGTTATTTAAATGCCGCTACCGAAATAGTGGATGAGCTGTTAGACGAAGGCAAAATGATAGTATATACCCAGGGCAGAGCCAAACCCAAACAAACCTATGAAACAGAAAAACCCGGCTTGTTTGAAACTGGAAGGTTAGCCGTATTGGTTGATGAAGGTTCGGCCAGTGCCAGCGAAATATTAAGTGGTGCCATACAAGATTGGGACAGAGGTATAATAGTAGGCAGGCGTAGTTTTGGTAAAGGTCTTGTGCAAGAACCCTTTCAGCTAAGCGATGGTAGTGCAGTACGCTTAACCGTAGCAAGGTATTATACCCCCAGCGGACGTTGTATACAAAAAAACTACAGCAATGGTTTAGAAAGTTACGAAGAAGATATAATACAACGCTACGAAAGCGGTGAGTTAGAAAGCTTAGATAAAAATACCATAAACGATACAACCAAATACTATACCTTGGTAAATAAGCGTGTAGTATACGGTGGTGGTGGTATTTTGCCCGATGTAAAAGTACCTATCGATACCTCGTTCAACAGCAAATTTCTATCACATGTGGCAGCAGCAGGCTTGTTAAACAAAACAGCTTACCAATATGTAGATGCAAATAGAAACAACCTGAAACAATACAAAGATGTAGATGCATACATTGCCCAGTTTAATGCAAGCGATGAATTCATTGCCGCATTAATTGCCAATGCCGTTTTAGAAAAAATAGCAGCACCTACAGCAGCCGAGCTAAGCAAATCTGGCGCATTTATAAAACAACAGTTAAAAGCACTCATTGCACGCCAAATGTGGCGCGATGGGGCTTATTATGCAGTAATAAGCAAACAGGATAGAACAGTACAGAAAGCTTTAGGCGAGCTTAATAAGTAA
- the murQ gene encoding N-acetylmuramic acid 6-phosphate etherase, whose amino-acid sequence MSKKNIRTTEQSSKYNHLEKMSTAKLIASINKEDQTVPKAIKKALPKIKKAIDAAYAQMEQGGRLFYMGAGTSGRLGIVDASECPPTFGVPHGLVIGLIAGGDTAIRKAVEFAEDDTKQGWLDLKKHKVTAKDFIIGIAASGSTPYVIGVLEQANKNGNKTACIVCNKNSAIAAVAQYPIEVIVGPEFVTGSTRMKAGTAQKLVLNMISTSLMIKLGKVKGNKMVDMQLSNNKLIDRGTKMIMGELNINEKKAAALLKKHGNVRKAIDAFVK is encoded by the coding sequence ATGTCGAAAAAGAATATTCGTACTACTGAGCAAAGTTCTAAATACAATCATTTGGAAAAAATGAGTACAGCTAAATTGATTGCCAGCATAAACAAAGAGGACCAAACGGTACCTAAAGCCATTAAAAAGGCTTTGCCTAAAATTAAAAAGGCTATTGATGCTGCTTATGCCCAAATGGAACAAGGCGGACGTTTATTTTATATGGGGGCAGGTACAAGTGGCAGGTTGGGTATTGTAGATGCCAGTGAGTGCCCCCCTACTTTTGGAGTACCTCACGGATTGGTTATTGGCTTAATAGCGGGTGGTGATACGGCTATTAGAAAAGCAGTTGAGTTTGCTGAAGATGATACGAAACAGGGTTGGCTTGATTTAAAAAAACACAAGGTAACTGCTAAGGATTTTATTATAGGTATTGCAGCGAGTGGCTCCACTCCCTATGTAATTGGTGTTTTGGAACAGGCTAATAAAAATGGCAATAAAACGGCTTGTATTGTTTGTAATAAAAACAGCGCTATTGCTGCAGTTGCTCAGTACCCTATTGAGGTAATTGTAGGACCTGAATTTGTAACTGGAAGTACGCGTATGAAAGCTGGTACTGCTCAAAAGCTGGTATTGAACATGATTAGCACAAGCTTAATGATTAAGCTGGGTAAGGTAAAGGGCAATAAAATGGTTGATATGCAACTAAGCAATAACAAGCTTATTGACAGGGGCACTAAAATGATAATGGGCGAACTGAATATTAACGAAAAGAAGGCTGCTGCTTTATTGAAAAAACATGGCAATGTGCGCAAGGCCATTGATGCTTTTGTTAAATAA
- a CDS encoding saccharopine dehydrogenase C-terminal domain-containing protein has protein sequence MKNILVIGAGLSSSYLIKYLLQHAKKENWHVTIADQNIAMAQQKIGKSKNASAITFDINNKAARQAAIKQADLVVSLLPPTLHIVAAHDCIEFKKHLVTASYISPEMQALDATAKKAGVLFLNEIGLDPGIDHLSAMEMIHQIQDNGGEITSFKSFCGGLIAPEFDNNPWNYKFTWNPRNVVLAGQATAQYLEDGLVKFIPPNRIFEQTETVKVADYGLFESYANRDSLSYIEPYGLQKATTVLRGTLRKKGYSQSWNLLVKLGLTDDTFKLHNSLNLTYRELVASFLSGANNTNVEEVFCTFLNISKSSKEFKRVKWLGLFSNEVIGLDNASPAQILQHLLQQKWFLEKSDLDMIVMKHEIEFKRNGKLHKEHSTLIVKGESKIYTAMAKTVGLPMAIATKLILQNKIKARGVHMPLTAEFYQPILKELKTYRVSFS, from the coding sequence ATGAAAAATATATTGGTAATTGGTGCAGGCTTATCCTCATCGTACTTAATAAAATATTTGTTGCAACACGCCAAAAAAGAAAACTGGCATGTAACCATAGCCGATCAAAACATAGCCATGGCACAACAAAAAATAGGGAAAAGTAAAAACGCATCAGCCATTACATTTGATATAAATAACAAAGCAGCACGTCAGGCAGCCATTAAGCAAGCCGATTTAGTGGTTTCGCTATTACCTCCCACTTTGCATATTGTAGCTGCACATGATTGTATAGAGTTTAAAAAGCATTTAGTAACCGCCAGTTATATTAGCCCCGAAATGCAAGCGCTGGATGCAACAGCAAAAAAAGCAGGTGTTTTGTTTTTAAACGAAATAGGATTAGACCCCGGCATTGATCATTTATCAGCCATGGAAATGATACACCAGATACAAGACAACGGAGGAGAAATAACATCCTTTAAATCGTTTTGTGGTGGATTAATAGCACCCGAATTTGATAACAACCCATGGAATTATAAATTTACCTGGAACCCGCGTAATGTGGTTTTAGCAGGACAGGCAACAGCACAGTATTTAGAAGATGGCTTGGTTAAATTTATTCCACCCAACAGAATATTTGAACAAACAGAAACAGTAAAAGTAGCCGATTACGGTTTGTTTGAAAGCTATGCCAACAGAGATAGTTTAAGTTATATAGAACCCTATGGTTTACAAAAAGCCACTACCGTATTGCGAGGTACCCTGCGCAAAAAAGGATATAGCCAAAGTTGGAATTTATTGGTAAAACTAGGCTTAACAGACGATACCTTTAAATTACACAATAGCCTAAACTTAACCTATAGAGAATTAGTAGCATCCTTTTTAAGCGGAGCCAATAATACCAATGTAGAAGAAGTGTTTTGTACATTCCTTAACATAAGCAAAAGCAGCAAAGAGTTTAAACGCGTAAAATGGTTAGGTTTGTTTAGTAACGAAGTAATAGGTTTAGACAACGCCAGTCCTGCACAAATACTGCAGCATTTATTACAGCAAAAATGGTTTTTAGAAAAAAGCGATTTAGATATGATTGTAATGAAGCACGAAATTGAGTTTAAACGTAACGGTAAATTACACAAAGAGCATAGCACTTTAATAGTAAAAGGCGAGAGTAAAATATATACTGCTATGGCCAAAACAGTAGGTTTACCTATGGCTATAGCCACCAAGCTAATTTTGCAAAACAAGATAAAAGCACGTGGCGTACACATGCCGCTTACTGCCGAGTTTTACCAACCCATTTTAAAAGAACTAAAAACGTACAGAGTAAGCTTTAGCTAA
- a CDS encoding superoxide dismutase, with protein MSFELPKLEYDYTALEPHIDARTMEIHHSKHHQAYVTNLNNAVAGTDAEKLSIEEICKNISKYSAPIRNNGGGHFNHSLFWKVIGPNAGGSPSGKLADAINADLGGLEKFKEEFAKAATTRFGSGWAWLSVANGKLVISSTPNQDNPLMDVAEQKGTPILGLDVWEHAYYLHYQNRRPDYIGAFWNVVNWNAVSKLYEAAI; from the coding sequence ATGTCATTCGAATTACCAAAATTAGAGTACGACTATACTGCGCTTGAGCCTCATATTGATGCACGCACTATGGAAATTCACCATTCAAAACATCACCAGGCATATGTTACCAATTTAAACAATGCAGTGGCAGGTACCGATGCGGAGAAATTAAGTATAGAAGAAATATGTAAAAATATTTCAAAATACTCAGCACCTATCCGTAACAATGGTGGTGGACATTTTAACCACAGCTTATTCTGGAAAGTAATAGGTCCCAATGCAGGAGGTTCACCTTCAGGTAAATTAGCAGATGCCATTAACGCAGATTTAGGCGGCTTAGAAAAATTCAAAGAAGAATTTGCCAAAGCAGCTACTACCCGTTTTGGTTCAGGCTGGGCGTGGTTATCAGTAGCCAATGGTAAATTGGTTATTTCATCTACGCCAAACCAAGACAATCCGTTAATGGATGTAGCTGAACAAAAAGGAACACCTATTTTAGGTTTAGATGTTTGGGAACATGCCTATTATTTACATTACCAAAACCGCAGACCTGATTATATCGGTGCATTCTGGAACGTGGTAAATTGGAATGCAGTAAGCAAATTATACGAAGCAGCTATTTAA